Proteins found in one Taeniopygia guttata chromosome 27, bTaeGut7.mat, whole genome shotgun sequence genomic segment:
- the TLK2 gene encoding serine/threonine-protein kinase tousled-like 2 isoform X6, with protein MAAPSAAGERRPFGRRLLTDPARLFQHNAWDNVEWSEEQEASARSKVQENSSQLLPQDKQEEYEVNAKKYWDDFYKIHENGFFKDRHWLFTEFPELAPNRNSSQNGDSVHGFSDTEKSKNEGLGSCKNGHCSLETRTESQLNLIKSPRGGHTEELAAQKDSELSQSDGHYPGSAASYRILEVGCGAGNTVFPILQTNNDPGLFVYCCDFSTTAVNLVQKNAEYDSSRCFVFVHDLCNEKSPFPMPEESLDIVILIFVLSAVLPEKMQCIVTRLSRLLKPGGMILLRDYGRYDLAQLRFKKGQCLSDNFYVRGDGTRVYFFTQDELDHLFTTAGLEKIQNLVDRRLQVNRGKQMTMYRVWIQCKYCKPTTLQP; from the exons aTGGCGGCGCCCAGCGCGGCGGGGGAGCGGCGGCCCTTCGGGAGGCGGCTCCTCACCGACCCCGCTCGGCTTTTCCAGCACAACGCCTG GGATAATGTGGAATGGTCAGAAGAGCAGGAAGCCAGTGCCAGGAGTAAAGTTCAAGAGAACAGCTCACAGCTACTGCCACAAGATAAACAAG AGGAATATGAGGTGAATGCTAAGAAATACTGGGATGACTTCTATAAAATCCATGAAAATGGCTTCTTCAAGGACAGACACTGGCTCTTCACTGAATTTCCTGAGCTGGCACCTAACAGGAACTCAAGCCAAAATGGAGATTCTGTGCATGGATTTAGTGACacagaaaaatccaaaaatgAAGGGCTGGGAAGCTGTAAAAATGGCCATTGCTCATTGGAAACCAGGACAGAGAGTCAGTTAAACCTGATAAAGAGCCCGCGTGGAGGCCACACAGAGGAGTTGGCTGCACAGAAAGACAGTGAGCTGAGTCAGAGTGATGGGCATTACCCAGGATCAGCTGCATCTTACCGTATCTTAGAG gttggctgtggggctgggaataCAGTCTTCCCAATTTTACAAACCAACAA TGACCCTGGCCTATTTGTTTATTGCTGTGATTTTTCTACAACAGCTGTGAATCTTGTCCAG aaaaatgcagaatatgATTCTTCTCGCTGCTTTGTGTTTGTCCATGACCTGTGCAATGAGAAAAGTCCTTTCCCAATGCCAGAGGAGAGTCTTGACATTGTTATTCTTATCTTTGTCCTCTCAGCAGTTCTCCCAGAGAA aaTGCAGTGCATTGTGACCAGACTGAGTCGCCTTCTGAAACCAGGGGGAATGATCTTGTTACGAGATTATGGCCGCTATGATCTCGCCCAACTTCGGTTTAAGAAAG GTCAATGTCTGTCTGATAACTTCTATGTGAGAGGTGATGGCACCAGAGTCTACTTCTTCACACAAG ATGAATTAGATCATCTGTTcaccacagctgggctggaaaaAATCCAGAATCTGGTTGATCGGCGATTGCAAGTGAACCGTGGGAAACAGATGACGATGTATCGGGTGTGGATCCAGTGCAAATACTGCAAACCCACCACCCTTCAGCCATGA